The Paracholeplasma brassicae genome contains a region encoding:
- the rpe gene encoding ribulose-phosphate 3-epimerase: MKIAPSILTADFLKLEEEIKSIEQESDYLHLDVMDGHFVPNISFGSHVLSGLKRITNVPLDTHLMISNPIDYIKDFAGINSSFITIHVEANKVKETLDLIHSYGIKRGLSLKPKTSIEELKPYLSELELVLVMSVEPGFGGQSFMVDQLDKVRELVRLRDEHHYNYVIEIDGGINFNTAKLAKEAGVDIAVAGSYVFNAKDRNEAIRGIK; the protein is encoded by the coding sequence ATGAAAATTGCACCATCTATTTTAACCGCGGACTTCTTGAAGCTAGAAGAAGAAATCAAGTCGATTGAACAAGAAAGTGACTATCTTCATCTAGACGTCATGGATGGACACTTCGTACCAAACATCTCGTTTGGTTCTCACGTTTTAAGTGGCCTTAAACGAATCACAAACGTGCCTTTAGACACGCACTTAATGATTTCAAATCCAATCGATTACATCAAGGATTTTGCAGGCATCAATTCAAGCTTCATTACCATTCACGTCGAGGCGAATAAAGTCAAAGAAACCCTTGATTTGATTCACTCTTATGGGATAAAACGTGGGCTATCTTTAAAACCAAAAACGTCAATTGAAGAATTAAAGCCTTACTTAAGTGAGTTAGAACTGGTTTTAGTTATGTCAGTAGAACCTGGTTTTGGTGGACAGTCCTTTATGGTAGATCAATTAGATAAAGTCAGAGAATTGGTTCGCCTTAGAGATGAGCATCACTACAACTACGTCATTGAAATTGATGGTGGCATCAATTTTAATACCGCGAAACTCGCCAAAGAAGCAGGCGTTGATATCGCTGTTGCAGGCAGTTATGTCTTTAACGCAAAAGATAGAAACGAAGCCATTAGAGGAATTAAATAA
- a CDS encoding DAK2 domain-containing protein: MANTLSGSLFKKMVTNGAINLKNNHQEINHLNVFPVPDGDTGTNMQMTMMAGIKEVNNLNSKSIVDVSKILSRGLLMGARGNSGVILSQFFRGVYSEIAKIKNGSATVDEFITALVGGYQMAYRAVMTPVEGTILTVVREAAEQVLRERKNLRSIEDVLQCYLTQAKVSLDRTPDLLPVLKQAGVVDSGGAGFIKIIEGMLLAAQGQLLALEQEQVVEHHHEEGFQGRNIENVDIQFGYCTEFIVKLHNQEDFDQDNLRNILLSMGDSLVLVQDEELVKVHVHTNQPGVAITLGQKYGDLQTMKVENMRIQHEGVVQSLGHDHNHEAEEKLDFQPVKKEKTTYGVIAVCFGDGIKQAFKELGVDYIIDGGQTMNPPTEEFVKAVEAVNAENVIILPNNSNVILSAEQTVNLCEGTNVRVLKTKSIGQGYASLMVFDSTRELDDNLESMSEIISNMKTAELTYAVRDTEMNGVKIKNGDFIGIQGKNILVSLPDRISAIKELLAKTIDENSEIVTVFFGKDVSENEAKLVKGYIQELNEDLEIEMINGKQDIYAYIIAVE; the protein is encoded by the coding sequence ATGGCAAATACACTCAGTGGATCACTGTTTAAAAAAATGGTAACAAACGGCGCAATTAACCTTAAGAATAATCATCAAGAAATCAATCACTTAAACGTGTTTCCAGTACCCGATGGGGATACAGGAACCAATATGCAAATGACCATGATGGCGGGAATTAAAGAAGTAAACAACTTAAATTCGAAATCCATCGTAGATGTATCAAAAATACTATCAAGAGGCCTACTTATGGGCGCAAGAGGTAACAGTGGTGTTATCTTATCGCAGTTCTTCCGTGGGGTCTATAGCGAAATTGCTAAAATTAAAAATGGTTCTGCAACCGTAGACGAATTCATCACAGCACTTGTGGGTGGCTATCAAATGGCTTACCGTGCGGTAATGACACCAGTTGAGGGAACAATTCTAACAGTCGTTAGAGAAGCAGCAGAACAAGTGTTAAGAGAAAGAAAAAATCTTCGTTCAATCGAGGATGTTTTACAATGCTATTTAACACAAGCAAAAGTAAGTTTAGACCGTACACCAGATTTACTACCTGTCTTAAAACAAGCAGGTGTTGTCGATTCAGGTGGGGCTGGCTTTATTAAGATTATTGAAGGCATGTTACTTGCCGCACAAGGTCAATTATTAGCGCTCGAACAAGAACAAGTTGTTGAACATCATCACGAAGAAGGTTTCCAAGGTAGAAACATTGAAAACGTCGATATTCAATTTGGTTATTGTACAGAGTTCATTGTCAAACTGCACAACCAAGAAGACTTTGATCAAGACAACCTAAGAAACATCTTATTATCGATGGGGGATTCACTTGTCTTAGTACAAGATGAAGAACTAGTAAAAGTACACGTACACACGAACCAACCAGGTGTGGCAATCACACTGGGGCAAAAATATGGGGATTTACAAACCATGAAAGTTGAAAACATGCGCATTCAACACGAAGGCGTGGTGCAATCACTTGGTCATGATCACAATCATGAAGCAGAAGAGAAACTAGACTTTCAACCTGTTAAAAAAGAAAAAACCACGTATGGCGTGATTGCTGTATGCTTTGGTGATGGCATTAAACAAGCATTTAAAGAGCTTGGCGTTGATTACATCATCGATGGTGGACAAACAATGAACCCACCAACCGAAGAGTTCGTAAAAGCCGTTGAAGCGGTTAATGCTGAAAACGTCATTATCTTACCAAACAACTCAAACGTTATTTTATCCGCAGAACAAACCGTTAACCTTTGTGAAGGCACAAACGTTCGCGTTTTAAAAACAAAGAGCATCGGACAAGGTTATGCGTCATTAATGGTCTTTGATTCAACCAGAGAATTAGACGATAACTTAGAATCAATGAGTGAAATTATTTCAAACATGAAGACTGCTGAATTAACTTATGCGGTTAGAGACACTGAAATGAATGGTGTTAAGATTAAAAATGGCGATTTTATCGGTATTCAAGGTAAAAACATCTTAGTTTCCCTACCAGACCGTATTTCAGCAATCAAAGAATTGCTAGCTAAAACCATTGATGAAAACTCAGAAATCGTCACTGTATTCTTTGGTAAAGACGTTTCTGAAAATGAAGCGAAGTTAGTTAAAGGTTACATTC
- the rsgA gene encoding ribosome small subunit-dependent GTPase A → MRKARIIKSIGGLYELIDLDSNDVIVARPSGKLRNVKLTEDSSFLKQTTKKTKLEKTTMQISPKVGDFVSYDETDENHPIQEIFERKNELYRPDVANVDQVLLIFAAKNPTFSFMLLDQFLVLIEQAKITPVLIVTKIDLVTNEELDLLKEKLTYYNKIGYTIHYVNSKQKIGFDVLEDLFVDKVSVLAGQTGAGKSTFLNALMPNLELKTQEISKALGRGKHTTRHSELFLFGGGLVADTPGFSKLELKFYDKSDLKEFFIEFRQQNDLCRFKNKCDHIHEPGCYFKTPGVMLDSRYENYQKLYEEIKQQKEKY, encoded by the coding sequence TTGAGAAAAGCTAGAATTATCAAATCCATCGGAGGGCTTTATGAGCTAATTGATTTAGACTCTAATGACGTGATTGTCGCAAGACCTTCAGGTAAACTTCGAAACGTCAAATTGACAGAGGATAGTTCCTTTTTAAAACAAACAACCAAAAAGACGAAATTAGAAAAAACAACGATGCAAATCTCACCCAAAGTGGGTGATTTTGTCTCTTACGATGAAACGGATGAAAACCATCCGATTCAAGAAATCTTTGAACGAAAAAACGAACTTTACCGTCCGGATGTCGCAAACGTTGATCAAGTCCTCTTAATCTTCGCAGCGAAAAATCCAACGTTTAGTTTTATGTTATTAGATCAATTCTTAGTGTTAATTGAACAGGCGAAAATCACGCCTGTTTTAATTGTTACTAAAATTGATTTGGTGACGAATGAAGAACTTGATTTACTCAAAGAAAAGCTTACCTACTACAATAAAATAGGCTACACCATTCATTACGTCAACTCCAAACAAAAGATTGGTTTTGATGTCCTTGAGGACTTGTTTGTAGATAAGGTATCAGTTTTAGCTGGTCAAACAGGCGCAGGCAAATCAACGTTTTTAAATGCGTTAATGCCTAACTTAGAACTAAAAACACAAGAAATTTCAAAAGCCCTTGGTAGAGGTAAACACACCACAAGACATTCTGAACTCTTTCTTTTTGGTGGTGGACTTGTTGCCGATACCCCAGGGTTCTCAAAGCTCGAACTCAAGTTTTACGATAAATCCGATTTAAAAGAATTCTTTATTGAATTTAGACAACAAAACGATTTATGTCGTTTTAAAAATAAATGTGACCACATTCATGAGCCTGGGTGTTACTTTAAAACACCAGGGGTTATGTTAGACTCAAGGTATGAAAACTATCAAAAACTTTACGAAGAAATCAAACAACAAAAGGAGAAATACTAA
- the rlmN gene encoding 23S rRNA (adenine(2503)-C(2))-methyltransferase RlmN has product MKSIYDLSLEDLQDLMVKNNEKKFRAEQIFDWIYKKKVTSFDDMKNVSGSVIELLKNNYVIDTLEKVMEVKSVDGTIKYLYALEDGNLIETVLMNHDYGYSICVTSQVGCNMGCKFCASGVLKKKRNLTAGEIMSQIVQTERSFGNRISYVVVMGIGEPFDNYENLMTFLRNANHPKGLEIGARHMTVSTCGIVPKIKEYADEQLQINLAISLHAPNNDVRNQIMPINKAYPIEQVIEAIRYYMSKTNRRVTIEYIMIKDLNDQKEHALELLRLLKGLNVYVNLIPYNEVLEAPFKRSSREDMDAFYDTLKKGNMNCTLRKEQGHDINAACGQLRSQNL; this is encoded by the coding sequence ATGAAAAGTATTTATGATTTAAGTTTAGAAGATTTACAAGATTTGATGGTTAAAAACAACGAAAAAAAGTTTCGTGCTGAACAAATCTTTGACTGGATATACAAAAAGAAAGTGACGTCGTTTGATGACATGAAAAACGTTTCAGGTAGTGTCATTGAATTATTAAAGAATAACTATGTGATTGACACACTTGAAAAAGTCATGGAAGTCAAGAGTGTGGATGGGACAATTAAATACCTATATGCACTAGAAGATGGTAACTTAATTGAAACCGTCTTAATGAATCATGACTATGGATATTCCATTTGTGTGACCTCACAAGTGGGTTGTAACATGGGCTGTAAGTTCTGTGCCTCAGGGGTATTAAAGAAAAAAAGAAACCTAACAGCTGGTGAAATCATGAGCCAAATCGTTCAGACCGAACGAAGCTTTGGCAATCGCATTAGCTATGTGGTTGTTATGGGCATTGGTGAACCATTTGATAACTATGAGAACCTAATGACGTTCTTACGAAATGCTAACCACCCGAAAGGCTTAGAGATTGGGGCAAGGCACATGACGGTATCGACGTGTGGGATTGTACCTAAGATCAAAGAATACGCCGATGAACAACTACAAATCAACTTAGCAATTAGCCTTCACGCACCGAATAATGACGTGCGTAATCAAATCATGCCAATCAATAAGGCTTACCCAATCGAACAAGTGATTGAGGCCATTCGTTATTATATGTCTAAGACCAATCGTCGTGTGACAATTGAATACATCATGATTAAAGACTTAAACGATCAAAAAGAACACGCACTTGAGCTATTGAGACTCTTAAAGGGCTTAAATGTGTATGTGAACTTAATTCCTTATAATGAAGTGTTAGAAGCACCGTTTAAACGCTCTTCTAGAGAAGACATGGACGCATTTTATGACACCTTGAAAAAAGGCAACATGAACTGTACGTTAAGAAAAGAACAAGGCCATGACATTAATGCGGCTTGTGGGCAATTAAGAAGTCAAAATTTATAA
- the rpmB gene encoding 50S ribosomal protein L28: MAKCYVTGKSTSFGNSRSHALNANRRTWKANLQSVRIVDENGNVKRVKVSARALKKGTLTRA, encoded by the coding sequence ATGGCAAAATGTTATGTAACAGGTAAGAGTACGTCTTTTGGGAATTCTAGAAGCCACGCCTTAAATGCAAATCGTCGCACTTGGAAAGCTAACTTACAAAGCGTTCGTATCGTTGATGAAAACGGGAACGTGAAAAGAGTTAAGGTTTCTGCACGTGCACTTAAAAAAGGTACACTTACAAGAGCTTAA
- the pheT gene encoding phenylalanine--tRNA ligase subunit beta: MKIATNLLKNFINPVPENLYELTNQYITEVESYQTWVSAKGIVTGKVLTCVDHENSDHLHVTTVDFGDGEVDQIVCGAKNVAAGQYVVVARPGAVLPGDFVIKHSKIRGVESNGMICSLRELGIEDKYVSEKFKDGIYYFEQDVPLGVDPRPYLGLDQDTIELSLTPNRADLLSVLGFAHDLGAVLEHKVVYEEKPVVESDELNPVVVKLDTDKCTKYYARHVSQVVVRESPEWLRGILIASGIRPINNVVDVTNYVLLELGTPLHAFDAKKLRTNKIVVRNAKEGEEIITLDDVKRSLTQDDILITNGEVPICLAGVMGLSNTAVDFQTTEVIFEAASFDKNSIRRTSKRLDLRSDSSLRFERGIDETRLRLAINRAASLLQEITMATVSKEITFVGTAFQRPTRIELTLERVNKTLGINLKQEELYGLLKRLNIMHVSNQVYLIPTYRDDLKIEADLIEEVARIYGYNNIPMTLPKEVTQGKYTFKQKNIIELRKQLRALGFNEVINYSLLPEESIHLFCPKSEDIIKLLHPMSDDRKVLRHSLINGLYENVVYHESRQFDNLKFFEIGRKYFHNEEPTYLGMILTGDYIESNWQKRPLGSDFFLLKGMVEKLFSFYEITPSFEKTTDIDGFHPGIQAKITYQKQTLGYIGKLHPKLESDAVAVEFNLDLLFKLVEKQSNFKTISKYPAITRDIAFVVDKHIETSKIEALIVQTARKFLTDIKLFDVYMDEKIGTDKKSLAYTMTFNSVEKTLETQDIDKIVKSIFNRLQFEFKAEVRS; encoded by the coding sequence GGTGATGGTGAGGTTGATCAAATCGTCTGTGGGGCTAAAAACGTCGCAGCAGGTCAATACGTCGTTGTTGCAAGACCAGGGGCAGTTTTACCAGGGGATTTTGTGATCAAGCATTCTAAAATCAGAGGCGTTGAATCCAACGGGATGATCTGTTCATTAAGAGAACTAGGGATTGAAGACAAATACGTCAGTGAAAAGTTTAAAGATGGGATTTATTACTTTGAACAAGACGTACCACTTGGGGTTGACCCAAGACCTTATTTAGGTCTAGATCAAGACACCATCGAATTATCACTGACACCAAACCGTGCAGATCTATTAAGTGTTTTAGGCTTTGCTCATGACTTAGGGGCGGTCTTAGAACATAAAGTCGTTTATGAAGAAAAACCAGTCGTTGAATCCGATGAGTTAAACCCAGTGGTGGTTAAACTCGATACCGATAAGTGTACAAAATACTACGCAAGACACGTCTCACAAGTCGTTGTTAGAGAATCCCCTGAATGGTTAAGAGGGATCTTAATCGCCTCAGGCATTCGTCCAATCAACAACGTCGTTGACGTAACCAATTACGTGTTATTAGAACTTGGTACACCACTACACGCGTTTGACGCGAAGAAATTAAGAACCAATAAAATCGTGGTTAGAAATGCCAAAGAAGGCGAAGAAATCATTACCTTAGATGATGTTAAAAGAAGTTTAACCCAAGACGACATCTTGATCACCAACGGTGAAGTGCCGATTTGTCTAGCTGGCGTGATGGGACTATCTAATACAGCGGTTGATTTTCAAACCACTGAAGTGATTTTTGAGGCCGCAAGTTTTGATAAAAATAGCATCAGAAGAACCTCGAAACGTCTAGACTTAAGAAGTGATTCATCGCTTCGATTTGAACGTGGTATTGATGAAACCAGATTAAGACTTGCGATTAACAGAGCTGCATCGCTCTTACAAGAAATTACCATGGCAACCGTCTCAAAAGAGATTACATTTGTTGGTACGGCATTTCAACGGCCGACTAGGATTGAATTAACACTAGAACGTGTGAATAAAACCTTAGGAATTAACTTAAAACAAGAAGAGCTTTACGGTTTACTAAAACGCCTAAACATCATGCACGTGTCAAATCAAGTGTATTTGATCCCAACTTACCGAGACGATTTAAAAATTGAGGCAGACTTAATTGAAGAGGTTGCACGTATCTATGGGTATAACAACATCCCAATGACACTACCTAAAGAAGTCACACAAGGTAAATACACCTTCAAACAAAAAAACATCATTGAGTTAAGAAAACAATTAAGAGCGCTCGGATTTAATGAAGTCATTAATTATTCTTTACTACCAGAAGAAAGCATTCATTTATTCTGTCCAAAATCAGAAGACATCATCAAGTTGTTACACCCAATGAGTGATGATCGTAAAGTCTTAAGACACTCACTCATTAATGGTCTATATGAAAACGTGGTTTACCACGAATCCAGACAATTTGACAACCTCAAGTTCTTTGAAATTGGACGTAAGTATTTCCACAACGAAGAACCAACGTACCTAGGGATGATTCTAACAGGAGACTACATCGAATCCAACTGGCAAAAGAGACCACTTGGATCAGATTTCTTCTTGTTAAAAGGGATGGTTGAAAAACTATTTAGTTTCTATGAAATCACCCCAAGTTTTGAAAAAACAACCGACATTGATGGATTCCATCCAGGCATTCAAGCCAAGATTACTTACCAAAAACAAACGCTTGGATACATTGGTAAACTTCACCCAAAATTAGAAAGTGATGCCGTCGCGGTTGAGTTCAATCTAGACTTGTTATTTAAGTTAGTTGAAAAACAATCAAACTTTAAAACAATTTCAAAATACCCTGCCATCACAAGAGACATTGCGTTTGTTGTTGATAAGCACATTGAGACAAGTAAGATTGAAGCCTTGATTGTTCAAACCGCACGAAAATTTTTAACAGACATCAAACTCTTTGACGTCTACATGGATGAAAAAATAGGTACTGATAAGAAATCACTTGCCTACACGATGACGTTTAATTCGGTAGAAAAAACCTTAGAGACTCAAGATATTGATAAGATTGTTAAAAGCATATTTAACCGTCTACAATTCGAATTTAAAGCCGAAGTCAGAAGCTAA
- a CDS encoding thiamine diphosphokinase encodes MRFIVVCPKVPQNLKQLIAFENVFVIAVDAALKDLVKNHIHVDAAIGDFDSLENPQLLENLPTIKLNPVKDVSDAFSALEYAFSNSEDVVMVGGLFGSRIDHLYANLLLFHHYPKLTIIDEGNKIQSFTEGTYTFEKDEYDYFSIFSINESLISTSGSKYNLTDFRMKTSDPLGLSNEIEDTLTLTVKQGHVIVIRSKK; translated from the coding sequence ATGCGTTTTATTGTGGTTTGTCCAAAAGTACCTCAAAACTTAAAACAACTCATCGCATTTGAAAACGTGTTTGTCATTGCTGTAGACGCTGCCTTAAAAGACTTAGTAAAAAACCACATCCATGTGGATGCGGCCATTGGTGATTTTGATTCGCTTGAGAATCCTCAATTACTTGAGAATCTACCAACGATTAAACTAAACCCCGTAAAAGACGTTTCAGATGCCTTTAGTGCGCTTGAATACGCATTTAGTAATAGCGAGGACGTCGTGATGGTAGGTGGGCTCTTTGGCTCAAGAATTGATCACCTATATGCGAACCTCCTATTATTCCATCATTACCCTAAATTAACGATCATTGATGAAGGTAATAAAATTCAGTCATTTACTGAGGGAACATACACATTTGAAAAAGATGAGTATGATTATTTTTCTATATTTTCGATAAATGAGTCTTTAATCAGTACCTCTGGTAGTAAATACAATTTAACTGACTTTCGGATGAAAACCTCTGATCCGCTGGGGCTATCAAACGAGATAGAAGACACATTAACTTTAACTGTAAAACAAGGTCATGTGATTGTCATCAGGTCAAAAAAATGA